Proteins co-encoded in one Tolumonas lignilytica genomic window:
- a CDS encoding cysteine hydrolase family protein: MTKALLIIDVQVGLFEPKPSPYKSDEVISNINKLADKARASNAPVIWIQHETPNHEILKFQSDGWELPNNLNQAESDFYVRKTTPDSFLKTDLLQILTNQTVSELVVCGYATEFCVDTTIRSAAAKGFEITLVSDTHTTHDKQHAPAEFIIQHHNATLPNIKSFGVTIKTEQSELVEFAS, translated from the coding sequence ATGACAAAAGCATTATTAATTATTGACGTCCAAGTTGGCTTATTTGAACCAAAACCATCGCCTTACAAATCTGATGAAGTGATTTCTAATATCAATAAACTTGCTGATAAGGCACGAGCGTCTAATGCGCCTGTCATATGGATACAACATGAAACACCAAACCATGAAATTCTGAAATTTCAGAGTGATGGCTGGGAATTGCCTAATAATTTGAATCAGGCTGAATCAGATTTTTATGTTCGCAAAACCACGCCTGACTCTTTTTTAAAAACCGACTTGCTTCAAATTTTAACAAACCAAACTGTTTCTGAATTGGTAGTCTGTGGCTACGCAACTGAATTTTGTGTAGATACAACGATTCGAAGTGCAGCGGCAAAGGGTTTTGAAATCACGTTAGTGAGTGATACTCATACAACACATGATAAACAACACGCACCTGCTGAATTCATCATTCAACATCATAATGCTACATTGCCAAATATTAAAAGTTTCGGCGTGACAATTAAAACTGAGCAATCTGAACTAGTCGAATTTGCTAGTTAA
- a CDS encoding Txe/YoeB family addiction module toxin, whose translation MMSRLLTWTDEAWDDYLYWQNQDKKTLKRINKIIEDIKRSPFEGIGKPEPLKMNLSGFWSRRIDDTNRLVYAVEDNRFTIISCRYHYE comes from the coding sequence TTGATGAGTAGATTACTGACTTGGACTGACGAAGCTTGGGATGATTATCTTTATTGGCAAAACCAAGACAAAAAAACGCTAAAACGCATCAATAAAATTATCGAAGATATCAAACGATCTCCATTTGAAGGTATTGGAAAACCAGAACCTTTAAAAATGAATCTATCAGGTTTTTGGTCTCGCCGTATTGATGACACAAATCGCCTTGTTTATGCAGTAGAAGATAACCGTTTCACGATCATTTCCTGTCGTTATCACTATGAATAA
- a CDS encoding type II toxin-antitoxin system Phd/YefM family antitoxin, producing the protein MQVVSFTEARNNLKSVLDQVVNDADCTIITRRDAEDAVVMSLDYYNSLMETVHLLKSPANAAHLAKSIAQYRNNQTQERDLIDE; encoded by the coding sequence ATGCAAGTCGTTTCATTTACAGAAGCACGCAACAATCTTAAATCAGTCTTAGATCAAGTGGTTAATGATGCCGACTGCACCATTATCACTCGTCGAGATGCTGAAGATGCTGTAGTGATGTCACTTGATTATTACAACAGCCTCATGGAAACCGTTCATCTATTAAAATCGCCAGCTAATGCTGCTCATTTGGCAAAATCAATCGCGCAATACCGTAATAATCAGACTCAAGAGCGAGATCTGATTGATGAGTAG